agtcgtggatagcattgcttacaatagtttgcagctagctaaccagccaaccagtcagctaaccagtcatgtctcctccacatcgcttgTGCATCTTTCCtagatgccacagtgtgcagggtgacggcgctgttagcttatttaagtttcctaaggaggacaacgtaaggaaacagTGGATCgtttttgtcaagaggagctaacgttactgttgggagttaaacatcaccaccaacacctctctgcagtgtccactttacccctgatagtttcagcaactatcaccaggtaatgtctggatttctgcagagtccgttgacgctggtcactgggcataatgtggccgccgcagccgaccctctccgtcccgctgacagcgggtcccaccggcggtatgtggcggaAGTATatgggccgcattattggtgagccgtcccagtgtgaacggataatccggaggcgcggagcgagggcgtgtcggtctgacagtctgataactgcacaggtccttcactcaactaaatacagagaaatgtcccacaaagcaacattacatgaccgaacaaaagtaacgtagtaactgtaactgtctttggcaacttatatgaggaaaacaaataccacagctgtatgtggagaagtgtctgtcctcctgaccGTTGTCCGCCTGTCCTCCAGACTCCTCGTCAgatttctgctcagaaaacagcgtctgtcaccggcaaagactttaactcactgagtgtttttgacgaaaataaatcaccgcgaccgccagccctcctgaccgagacttcggGGAGCTttctcccagaaaacagcctccgtccccgcgactgacagagtcagacagcgtcctgtttactgatggtgattatgtataattatgtaatttagcgcgaaaaacttaactccgtcactttccaggatgtttggtgggtcaggatctcaatcactacacattataacagcatccatatgattataaactgtccgcgggtttagatagacaaggggaacacctggggaaacaccgacgtcattaacatggcGCATACCGTCAAGCTGTGGGCTGCGTCGTTGTGCAGTACACGGACTGgcgttttacgtttgtgtgtaatgtaaaacatggactgtgaggaacgaggctgagcactatcagtgtctgactcagagtcagtttctggctctgatggctcaaacaggtccgGCTGGGTCTGTCCGATGATGCTGTTAGCTTCCATAGGTtgcgtccttgtacagtacacggaggaggttcccctcccgcgcgtgggcgtggttccagtgcctctaactgacacgcccccagcgtttcacagcagagagaagtgcttgtttttccatgattttgagacctaattttatatacttggcaatttttttgatctttcaaatttggctcagtggtcaatgacacatgtttctgtggtgtgacaaactcatgacaaaaatgtatttctactTTACACGGACTTAAAGACCATCAGCTTTATTGTGCAGAGCTAGGGTTGGTACACAGTTACAATACAGGGAATGGCCCTATTCGACTACTGTTCTAATCCATATTATTGCATATTATGATACAACGGGATTAGTTGCAATTTCTCTCTTCTACGTGCTCACCTATTTGTATTTGAACAACAGGTAAAGCTGTCCAGAAGCGTTTTTGTGTCTTGAGCACTGAAATCCTCTCTTTGCTTCTCCACCTTTGTGCTGTTGTCCTGTTTTGCACACGCTGCTCGCCCTGATTTATTACTGTTATGGGTCGCTCAAAAATTATGTTCTCTGTCTGTTGTCATCAGATCACACTAAGTCAATCTAGAGTGGCACCAAAAACGATGCAGTTGACTAAATAAGGAACGTTCGTTGAGAATAAAGAATGGAAATTTAGAAGAAAATGATGTGAAAAGAAGGTGTAAAGACTGGGGGTGTCACAATTATCCCAATTCTcgatttgattacatttttgattctagggtcacggttcgattcgattctcaatctttacatttattttttttgaaagcacaggttgctatgccatttttagactagacttttatgcaatataatatctgacctttgttcgcaatgtaccacactatattgtcaaaataaaaaaatgtattaacaacGTAATATAACAATAATTTATATATTCAGTCAAGTTCTGTCAatgggtctcctgcatctgcagttgccattgttgtaagCGTGACGTAGCCCTTTTCAAGAATAGCGCGGTGCGTGTGGTGCAGGAGGTGTGTGCATAAGGtgcatgaggtgtgtgtgcgagagtgagGGACTGTGCGTACGTGCgtacagtgaatgaatgggagaggaaggagaagcgaaaggTGTATCAGTAGTAGCAATAACGTGTACAATATAGGCTACAATTTATCTGTGAATAAAGGCAACGGCTCCTcgagatacagcaaagctccctggtattatttcccgaccagcttaacacATGAAAAGGCGATCACCCCGAAAGTAAACTTaaacttcggccctggaggaaatcatctcccctgtgcttcccaaCCACGGTCCAGGAGCCGCACAGGAATGGTGCAACACCATGCTATCGTTTTTAAAATCGAAATCGATTTTAGTAAAGACTACCTTGCTGCTTAATACCATCACTCTAATTGAACATGTTGTTGTCCTGCATCCTGTGTGGGAATTACTCATTTTCATTGGAAGTGATTCTTTGGGGATTTGATTCCTTGTACAATGAAAAAGTAAGTGGAGTCATCTAGTCCTGGATCCTTCTGAAAACTCCATCTTTAATGCAAATGTTTAGTTCttattgatttttaatttgtcaTTAATGTCCTAGGAAATGGCTTTCAAAATCTCTctatgtgtgtcagtgttcccctcagatgtccagcagctgtttgtgattAAAGAAGAGGTTTCCCCGGAGTGGTGCCCTAGTCAGGAACAGACGGACGTAGAGCCCCTACACATGaaggaggaacaggaagaacACTGGATCAGTCAgaagggagagcagcttgttggACTGAAGGAGACTGATATATCCAGGTTGCCATCTACTGCTGTTCCTGTGAAGAGTGAACAttatgaagagaaacctcagcTTTCAGAGCTTCATCAAAGCCAAACTGAGGACAACAGAGAGGCAAAGCCTCCAGCCAGCAGCTCaacaacacagataaaaacagaaactgagCCGAACCGAGAAGCAGATAGTCATCCACAGCTAAATACTGATGAAGATGCTTCGGACTGTTCTGTGACTGATGTCAGTTCTGGTGAGTGGCAAGATTCTGGACCTGAAACTAAAGAGAGTGACAGTGGGTCAGAGGAGACCAGGGCGCCTCAGTCAGGTTTAAATGCTCTGAAACATGTGGAAACTCCTGTAAGTGATGTGGGATGTAATGCTGGGGAAAGAGTTCTGAAAGGAGATAAACTATTtagttgtgatgtttgtggtaaaagatttacaGTACTGGGAAGTCTGAGGAggcacatgagaatccacaccgGAGTGAAACCATTCAGTTGTGATGTTTGTAGGAAGAGATTCACCCAGCAGGGACATCTGAAGaaacacatgagagtccacacaggagagaaaccatttgattgtgttgtttgtggAAAAAGATTTGGGGACCAGCAAAGtctgaagagacacatgagagtccacacaggagagaaaccatttggctGTGGTGATTGTGGGAAAAGATTTGGGCAACGGCACAGTCTGAGGGGACACATgagcattcacacaggagagaaaccatttgtttgtggtgtttgtgggAACACATTCATCCTGCAGGGAAatctgaagagacacatgagagtccacacaggagagaaaccatttggttgtggtTATTGTGGGAAAAGCTTTATAAGCCAGGACAGTCTGAAGACGCACATGAgagttcacacaggagagaaaccatttggctGTGGTGATTGTGGGAAAAGATTTGCTGAACGGGCAAATCTTATTCCACACATGcgagtccacacaggagagaaaccatttgcttgtgatgtttgtgggaagAGATTCATTCAGCAGGGAAATCTTAAGTCACACGTGAGAGTCCACACAGCAGAGAAATGTTTGTGACATTTGTGGGAAATTAGTTGCACAGCatggaaatatgaaaaaaaaacacctgaggGTTCACACTGTAATGTAGAGTGGGACCAAAAACGATGCAGTTGATTAAATAACGAACGTTCGTTGAGAATAAAGAATggaaatttagaaaaaaatgatgtgaaaaGAAGGTGTAAAGACTAGGGCTGTCACGATTATCCCAATCCTcgatttgattacatttttgattctAGGGTCACGGTTCGATTCAATTCTCAAGAGTGACATAGCCCCTCTCAAGAATAGCGCGGTGCTTGAGGTGTGTGCATAAGGCgcatgaggtgtgtgtgcgagagtgagGGACTGTGCGTACGtgcggacagtgaatgaatgggagaggaaggagaagcgaaaggTTTATCAGTAGTAGCAATAAAGTTTACAATATAGGCTGCAATTTATCTGTGAATAAAGGCAACGGCTCCTcgagatacagcaaagctccctggtattatttcccaaCCACCTTAATACGTAAAAAGGAGTTCACCCCGAAAGTAAACTTaaacttcggccctggaggaaatcatctcccctgtgcttcccaaTCACGGTCCAGGAGCCGAACAGGAATTGTGCAACACCATGCTATCGTTTTTAAAATCGAAATCGATTTTAGTAAAGACTACCTTGCTGCTTAATACCATCACTCTAATTGAACATGTTGTTGTCCTGGATCCTGTGTGGGAATTACTCATTATCATTGGAAGTGATTCTTTGGGGATTTGATTCCTTGTACAATGAAAAAGTAAGTGGAGTCATCTAGTCCTGGATTCTTCTGAGAACTCCATCTTTAATGCAATTGTTTAGTTcttattgatttttattttgtcactaATGTCCTAGGAAATGGCTCCCAACATCTCTctatgtgtgtcagtgttcccctcagatgtccagcagctgtttgtgattAAAGAAGAGGTTTCCCCGGAGTGGTGCCCTAGCCAGGAACAGACGGACGTAGAGCCCCTACACATGaaggaggaacaggaagaacACTGGATCAGTCAgaagggagagcagcttgttggACTGAAGGAGACTGATATGTCCAGGTTCCCATCTACTGCTGTTCCTGTGAAGAGTGaaaatgatgaagagaaacctcagcTTTCAGAGCTTCATCAAAGCCAAACTGAGgacaacagagaggcagagcctCCAGCCAGCAGCTCAACAACACAGATAAAATCAGAAACTGATGAAGAGTACAGTGGAGGATCTGAACCCACCAGGAACCGAGAACCAGATAGTCATCAGCTAAATACTGATGAAGATGCTTCAGACTGTTCTGTGACTGATGTCAGTTCTGGTGAGTGGCAAGATTCTGGACCTGAAACTAAAGAGAGTGACAGTGGGTCAGAGGAGACCAGGGTGCCTCAGTCAGGTTTAAATGCTCTGAAACATTTGGAAACTCCTGTCAGTGATGTGGGATGTAATGCCGGGGAAAGAGTTCTGAAAGGAGATAAACTATTtagttgtgatgtttgtggtaaaagatttacaGTACTGGGAAGTCTAAGAACGCACACGAGAGTCCACACCGGAGTGAAACCATTCAGTTGTGATGTTTGTAGGAAGAGATTCACCCAGCAGGGACATCTGAAGaaacacatgagagtccacacaggagagaaaccatttgattgtgttgtttgtggAAAAAGATTTGGGGACCGGCAAAGTCTGAAGAGACACAcgagagtccacacaggagagaaaccattcgATTGTGTTGTTTGTGGAAAAAGATTTGGGGAACGGCAAAGTCTGAGGGGACACATGAGcagtcacacaggagagaaaccatttgtttgtggtgtttgtgggAACAGATTCATCCTGCAGGGAAatctgaagagacacatgagagtccacacaggagagaaaccatttagttgtggtGATTGTGGGAAAAGCTTTGCTGAACGGGCAAATCTTATTCCACACATGCgaatccacacaggagagaaaccatttgcttgtgatgtttgtgggagGAGATTCATTCAGCAGGGAACTCTTAAGtcacacatgagagtccacacaggagagaaatgtTTGTGACTTTTGTGGGAAATTAGTTGCACACCAtggaaatctgaaaaaaacacctgaaggTTCACACTGTAGAGAGACCATTTGACTGTGAGGTTAGTGGGAAAGGATTTAGTCAACAGGCAAAACTCAAGACACATTAAAGTTCTCTCAGGTTAGACATTTATTTCTCTTACCTTTCTATACATTGTTTAAAGAGATCCCTCCTGGATTCATTTTTTGTCTTTGCATTTCGTGGTTgccatgaaaaataaagaacagtTACAAGAATCTGTCTCACTCTAAGTTTTTTCTACAGCATTTGCAAATGGGTTCAAGTATACAGAGAAAACTGGTCTCCACAGCAAAGAGCTGCTCTTTATTCACAGGGGAGCATGAAAGAGTGAGAGCTGTCACATATAATTGATTAACATTTGTGACCGTTATGCTACAGAACCTGACAAACTGCTTAGTATGAGACGCTTGCAGTTAAGTTCACTAAAGATAAATCCATCTGAAGagcatttttaatgttttcccACCTAAATCACCCTGACTGACTTGTTATTACTCTTGTTTAGTGGTAATCAAAAGCACATCATCTCATCTAGGGATCGACTGATATGGATATTTTAGGGCCGATaccgatttttttttatcagccttagccgatgaccgatatggactgccgattttcttgagctgatatttggagccgatactacttttgctccctcaatttacatcataaaaattacacaatgatgataacaaatgttacaaGTCTCAATTTTTGAAAAgggaacatttattgaaattaaaaaaggtgaggtagaacaagaacaagtaaacagtat
Above is a genomic segment from Sparus aurata chromosome 20, fSpaAur1.1, whole genome shotgun sequence containing:
- the LOC115570578 gene encoding zinc finger protein 391-like is translated as MLYTMFPSDVQQLFVIKEEVSPEWCPSQEQTDVEPLHMKEEQEEHWISQKGEQLVGLKETDISRLPSTAVPVKSEHYEEKPQLSELHQSQTEDNREAKPPASSSTTQIKTETEPNREADSHPQLNTDEDASDCSVTDVSSVFPSDVQQLFVIKEEVSPEWCPSQEQTDVEPLHMKEEQEEHWISQKGEQLVGLKETDMSRFPSTAVPVKSENDEEKPQLSELHQSQTEDNREAEPPASSSTTQIKSETDEEYSGGSEPTRNREPDSHQLNTDEDASDCSVTDVSSGEWQDSGPETKESDSGSEETRVPQSGLNALKHLETPVSDVGCNAGERVLKGDKLFSCDVCGKRFTVLGSLRTHTRVHTGVKPFSCDVCRKRFTQQGHLKKHMRVHTGEKPFDCVVCGKRFGDRQSLKRHTRVHTGEKPFDCVVCGKRFGERQSLRGHMSSHTGEKPFVCGVCGNRFILQGNLKRHMRVHTGEKPFSCGDCGKSFAERANLIPHMRIHTGEKPFACDVCGRRFIQQGTLKSHMRVHTGEKCL